ATCCTTATGCTGAGGGATTTTATCAAAAATTAGGTGGGCAAATTATAGGACAGATTCCGACCAAAATAAAGGATCGTTATTTGCATATTTTTCAGTTTCAATTGGAAGAAATAGAAGAGGTAAAGTAATTGGGGTTTTTAGTTGTATTAATACATGGATATTTCATCTAGTGAGATTAACTTGTTTTGTACTGCATAGACGATTAAACCCACTACATTCTTTGCACCTGTTTTGAGGAATAAACTGTTCTTATGCCCTTCTACCGTTTTTAGTGAAATAAATAGCTGATCTGCAATCTCTTTTCCGGTTTTCTGTTGTGCAATGAGATGCAGAACTTCTATTTCACGTTCTGTTAAGGCTATTTTTAAATCAGTCGTTAAGGGGTGGTTTTTGACCAGCATTTGGTCTCTTAAGTGTTCAAATTGCGCAGGAAGTAGGTAAAACCCCTTGTGGTGTACTTCGTGAATCACTTCAATCAATGTACTTGGTTTCATATTTTTGGGCAAGAAAGCTGCAAATCCCGTTTTAACGATGAAGCTAATTAAGCTATCATTGTAATGGGAAGACAGCAGAATAACTGGCGTTTGGATATCTAATGCACGTAAGCGCTTCAGGAGCTCTAATCCATCTGTATCGCCGATGCGATAATCGATGATGAAAAGATCGGGTAAAGCAGTCGCTTCTTGCATGGCTTCTAAAAATGAGGTGCCAAAGTTATACGTACCCTTCACTTCAATAGCGGGGTCTTGTTGTAAGAAATTAGACAATAAATCGGTGATGAGTGCTTCATCATCGAGGAGAATTACTTGTATACTCATGAGGTTGATTGTTGTGGAAATACAAACAAGAATGCGGTTCCTGTAGACGATTGTTGTTTGTACTTTCCAGTTGCTTTTAAGAGAGTGGCTCTGATTTGGATATTCTGTAAACCAAGCCCTTTGTGATTCATTTTAGATTGAAATCCTTTGCCATTATCACAGAGGGAAAAAGCAATTGCTTTTTCGGATAATCGCAGGTGAAATTCAATTTGATTGGCTTGCGCGTGTTTGTGAATATTGCTAATCAATTCTTGGATGATGCGCAAGATGTGCATTTTCTGTTCTGCTGTTAATTCAAAAGAAGCTCGTTTATCTAAATGAAACTTGATGTCATAAAAGGCCTCCCATTGCTGAAATAAATCCTTGATTAGATGCTCAAGCGTCGCATAATCGAGCAAAGGTGGGTTTAATCCGTGAGAAATACGACGAGTTAACTGTATGGTTTCTTGTATTCCATCCACCAATTGATTTTCACTTTGTCCTATTTGTGATTTCAGGAATAAAACATTCAATGCATTAATCACAGAATCGTGTAAATCACTGCCTATTCGTTGCCTTTCTTTTTCTTGGATATCAACGGAGGATAGTTGTAATTTTTTAGAATGTTGTTGGTTTAATTGTTGAATCTGATCTTCTGTATCAAGGTGTTTTTTATGGTTTAATTTTAAAAGAATAATAAAAGCAATACTAATGATTAGTATGAGTAATAGGCCGATAATAAACCAAACTAAGATGGTATTTTCTCTTTGCCAGGCAGTCTGCATAATACGTTTGTAATTAAAATGTAAAACAGTAAGGTGATAATAATATTAATAAACCATAATAAAAATTTACTTTCCGATTTTCCATTGAGTAAAAGATTAAGCGGAAGATAGTAAAGACAAGTAAAGGAAGCGTAAATGAGTAGCGCTGCATTGAACAGAAATAAGGATGGAATATAGGTTTTCCATCGGTTTTTTAGTAGGGTGAAACAATAAAATAAAGCTAATAAAAGCAAGGATAAGGTAGAGACAAATCGCGTATAAGACACGACTTGTTCTAGTTGATAAAAATTGATGGTGTTTAATTCATAAATCAGACAAATAAAAGAGGGAATATTGATTAAGAAATAAAGTCTATTTGAGGTTATCAAATAATAAATAAGGGAGAACCACACAAGTTCAACAACGCCAAAAATGGGAATTAAAACTAAATTGTTGTGATAGTTTTTTCCTAAAAATTCGCCTATAAAATGAAAACCTAAACTTGTCATTAGATAACCTAATAACGCAATTTTTACTGCGTTAAAAGGCACTTTAGTCCCAGCATATAGGATGAGTATACCTAAAATGGCAGGTAATAAAGAAGTAATATAGGTTACGAAATCGAAAATGGTCATCCTCCCTTATGTACTAAATTTTCCAGATTTGAACTTGTTCGTATAGCGCAAATTGAGTTTGAACAAACGAAGGTTTAAAAGGAGGAATAGGCTTACATGTATTAAAAAAACTATCCATTTGATTCAGCTGAGTTAATATCAAATCCGGTTGATTGTTATTTGCTGCTAAATCCACTTGAATAGGGGTATTGCCTTCAAAATCCTCATTTGGAATCCAAAACATTTGGAAAAGTTCAGGTGCCGATAAGATGCCGTCACGGATGGTCTTATCAGACCAATTACTGATGCGATCTTCTGCCTCTGCTTTCAATACAGGGCCTTTAACTGCATTTAATTTTGTTCCAATACAACTGTGTAGCTCACAAGGAATAGTCATCTCATCTGTAAATGATGAAGGGATGTCTAAAGAGCTTGGTATGAAATGCATATAAATGTAATCTTCATAGAATCCCATATAGGCATGCATATCGTCTGTGTCTACAATGCCTCTTAAAAAATAAAAGGTACTAAATCCCAAATCGGCTACTTCAATTAATTCCTTTCGGTCAGAAGAGAAATTCGCCCAATTGACTATACTTTCGTATACCCAATGTAATTGTGTCTTTTTCTGTGAATCGTTCATAAAAATGGTTTTAATTTAAAATGTTTTTAATTTAAAATGTTTTTATAATAAGCGAATGATGATTTGAGATTGTGAATCAAATATAAGTGATTTTTTGTGATAATTTTACGGTAGTTTGTGTAAAAAAAATCAAAATCTATTTTTAATAGGTATCTTTTTTTGTTAAAAAAATTTATTTTATACGAATAAAATGAACTAAGTTTAATGTATTTAAATTAAACTAGAATTTTATTTGTATGAATTTTGATGTTAAATGTTAATAGAAAAAGAAAAAAATACTATACCAATAGGGTATAATTGTGCTTAGGGTTTTGAGGTTGCAATGAAGTTGCAATGAGGTTGAAACGGCTATGGGATTGGGAAGTGGTTGGTATTGAGATTGGTAGAGGGATGGAGCATTGCTTTTATAAATAAAGAAGGGGAAACCCTGTTTTTTAAAATTGGGGGTTTTCCATGGTATAAATTCGAAGACTAACGTATACTTTTGTTTCAGATGTAAAAGAGATAAGCGAAAATAAGATGAAATAGTATAAGTGTATGTTTATACTAGCAATGAGAGTGTTTATATTTCAACGAATAAAAGTCCCCACAACAATTTTTAATATCTTAAATTGAAAACGCTGTAGTATTCTGCTAGAGCGTTTTTTTTATGTATTATAGGGTTGGAAAAAGATTAATTTTTATATCCGTTTGTTGTAGACAAAATAAAAGCATAACTTCATATTTCTCTATCATCTATACTAATTGAAGCAGTAATGAGAAAATACTATGTCCCTGGAATGATTACCTTGTTCTTGTTGCCGATTTTAGGTTTTGTATATTTAAAAAATAGCCTTGCTGAGCGTGATTATAGGGGTATTGTGACTTACATACAAGATAAAGATGAATTTGGTTGTCAGGATGAATTATATCGACCTTTTCAAAACGTAGTGATGGAACCTTTTTTCTTTCGTGGAGATTCTAACAAGGATAGATTTTTATTGAGTAAAGCAAAAGAAAAAGTAGAAAGAATAGTTTTAGAAAAAGACGAAAATAATGGTTTGGTTCTTCATTTTTCTTCTATTTCTTATGGGATGTATATTGAAATACTAGACCTTATGGTTACTAGTAAAGGAGAAACATTTGTTTATACGGATAGTATTAAGTTTATCTATGACAAGAATTATGAACAAAAACAACAAGATTTATTGGAGCTAGAATTATTTCATAAACAATTTAATTATGAAAATGGTGTAGAAGATAAGCCAGATGATAAAGTAGCTTTAGTCCTATATCGAATGGGGAATTATGTATACGCGCTAGGATTTCTATTTTTACTTCTTGTTTTTTGCTGTTTGTATGTGAGGTATAAAGAAAAAAGATAAGTAATAAAGAATAAGAAGGATAGGGGACAAATTTATGCGGTATTGTCAGAATGGAAAAAGATACTAATCTTTGTTTAAGAATTTGAAAGTCATTTGTAATGGATCAGATAAAGAGAAAAGGATCGAAAACCATACAAGGTATTCCGCCTGAAATTTTAGAACAATTGAATCAAGGGAAAATAGAAACCGCTAATTTAGTAGAATGGTTGGCGATTGATATGGTGGAACTGTTAACGACCTTGTTGAAAGAATGCGATAAAACATCTTATTTAGCACCAACAGTACAAGCGCTAGAGGCATTAAAAAAGCCGACAATTACTTTAAAAAATGCAACTATTGGTCAAGTTTTACTAGCTGAAGCTACCAAGGCGAAGGACCAAGATCTTTTTGTTTTTTTGAGCCAACATCCTGCGGATATGGCACGTTGCTGGGCAACGTATATGGTTGGTCATAACGCTGCTTTGAGTCCTACAGCTCAATTGAATGCTATTCAGGTATTTGCTGCAGATACGCATTTTGGGGTTCGCGAGACCGCCTGGATGGCCGTACGCTCAACTATTATATCGAATCTTAATCTTAGTTTAGAACTACTTACACCGTGGACCTTGCATGCGGATGCGAATATTCGACGATTTGCAACTGAATCTACGCGTCCTAGAGGGGTTTGGTGTGCTCATATCGAAGTGCTGAAAGTAACTCCTGAATTGGCTTTGCCCATCTTAGAAAACTTGCGTAATGATCCTGCTAAATATGTTCAGGATAGCGTAGGAAACTGGTTGAATGACGCCAGTAAAACCCAACCCGATTTTGTACGTAATTTATGTGATACTTGGCTTCTGGAAAGCAATACAAAAGCTACAGCTTATATTGTGAAAAAAGCACTGAGAACGGTTAATGGTTGAAGGTTGTGAGGTTTGTGAAGGGGTGAGGCGATGAGGGGGTGAGATTGGTGAGGTTTGTGCTTTGTGAGGTTGTAAGATTTATCGATTAAAGAAGAAACCGTAAAGAAGGAACTCTGTTTTAATTTTGTCCAGTTACTTGGCAAATTGCCATTTGCCCCTACGTTTTTTTTACCAATCTCACCCTCTCACCCTCTCACCAATCTCACCCTCTATCTCACCGAGTTGCTATTTTGTTTTGGTGTTCGATGAATATATCTCACCTATTTCTTATTGGCTTTGGTGTTCAATGAATCTACACTTCGTTTCGATTTTCACTGCGTTTCGATTTCACCACCTCACCGTCTCACCGTCTCACCGTCTCACCCTCTCACCCATAACTCCTAACCCATAACTCCAACCCCCTAACTCCTAACCCAAATTATCCTATCTTTACCTAATTAAATCAAAAAAATCACTTCCTCAGATGCAAGTAGCTATAGTTGGTGCAGGGATAGCGGGATTAACGCTGGCAATTGCTTTGAAAAAAGCGGGTATTTCTTTTGTTGTGTATGAAGCCACTGCTCAAATTAAACCTGTGGGTGCGGGGATTGCGATTGCAAATAATGCGATGCAGGTCTATCGTCATTTGGGGATTGCGGATCAACTCAATGCGAAGGGAATTCGCATTTCTACCGTGATGCTAACGGATTTAGATTTACGTGTTTTAGATCAAACGCCTCTTGCTTTTTTCGAACAAAAATATCAATTAGCAAATATTGCGATTCACCGCAGTGCTTTGCATCGTGTTTTACTGGATGCGGTTGGAGAGGAGCACATTCAGCTCGATAAGCGTTTGCAACAAATTACGCAGACAAAAGCTGGTGAGTATATGCTTCATTTTACAGATGAAACAACGGTGGATCACGAGTTTGTGATTGGAACAGATGGTTTGCGATCGCAAGTGCGACAGTGGTTATTTGGCGATTACCCTTTGCGGGATGCACATCAGGTGTGTTGGCGTGGGGTGCTGTCTTTTGATTTACCTCAAGCCTATGAGCATGTGGCTGTAGAAAGTTGGGGTAAAGGAAAGCGAATGGGGTTTGTTAAACTAACCAATCATCAAGTCTACTGGTATTTTCTAGTAGATGAAGAGTTGTATCAAAAAGAATCGCATTTGGAATCGCATTTGGGTGAATGTCCTAACTGGGTTCAACAAATGATTCAACAGACCCCCAAAGAAACAATTCACCTAGATAAAATATACGATCTTAAACCCTTTGAAGGATGGTATAAAGAAAAAGCCTGTCTGATTGGAGATGCTGCTCATGCAACAACCCCCAATTTAGGACAAGGTGCTTGTCAAGCGATAGAGGATGTCTATGTTATTAGTAAACTCTTGGAAAAATATACGTTAGAGGAAGCCTTGCAACAATTTCCCGCTATTCGCCAAGCCAAAGCCCATGCAATTGTTAGAGAGAGTTGGGCTTTAGGAAAAGTGGCACAATGGAAAAATCCTTTTTTTGTTGCCCTGCGCAATATCTCTTTTCGCCTTTTACCCGCTTGGATGAAGAAGAAACAAATGAAAAAAATGTTCGAATTACATCAAGTGTAAGGTTTTTCTTCATTGAAATATCCATAAATTTAGGGGTAATACAAGCTGTGAATTATACTTACTTTTAGCACTTAATTCTGTTACAGTATGAATTGGAATATTCAACAATTATTTTTAGCTGAGAAACTCTCTCCTGTATATGCGGATATTTTGCGTTCATTTCGCCAATTTTATGTGATTCAGTTGTCCGATGGTGACGATGTGGAGTTTTATTCGGTAGATCAATGATAGAAGCATTAGAGATATATAAACCAATGAAAAATAAGTAATAGTAGACGATTATGCCTATTTATCACGGAAAATTTAGCAATAAAACGGGAACTTATTCGGTTGCTGTACACAATGATTACCGTAATTTTCACTTTCAAATTGGTGTGTTTAAATTCCAAGGATTCGATTTAGACGCGTTTGAATTGTGCAATCCAGAAGATTTTACAGCAGCGGAGTTGGAACAGTTTGATTTTAGTACGCGTCAGGTTCGAGAAGAAGTGTACCTAGATTTGACACAGTATCAGTTATCACTTCAAATTCCTCAAATTTTGATTGATAGCCGAACAGAGAAAGAAAAAGAAGTGATAATGGAACTTCATTTCGAATTGTTACATCAAGAAGAATACGCTCTTCTTACCTTTCAATTAGACGAGAAGAAGTATGAAGCGAAGCATAGTTTAATGGAATTACTTTTAGACGATATACAACGTCAATTTGAAGGAAACTATCGATTTAAGAATTGTTACGGCTGTTTGTATGGCGATTATTCCGTTTATGGACAAGGATTTATGGGACCTGTTTTGTGTTTCAGAAATCAAAAGGAAGCCTATTTAGAAGTACAAAATAAAAGCGACTATATGAATTTAGACAAGCAGGATGCTACACAGCAAGAACTCTTCTGCTGCGAGTCGTACGCTTGTAGAGATCGCGTTTTAGGCTATAGAGGAACTGTGTTATGAAATATAGTATTGTAGTGCAGATAAAAAAACAGCTCCCTGTCTAAGAAGGAGCTGTCGTTTTTTTATACTGCAGTTTGCTCGTGTTTTTTGAGCTGTAATTTATTGCTGATGTATTCGAATACATTTAGTGCTTTATCTAAGTGTTCTTTGGTATGTGTAGCCATCAAACTCATTCGGATGCGTGAATCTTTCAGGGATACCGCTGGAT
The window above is part of the Myroides odoratus DSM 2801 genome. Proteins encoded here:
- a CDS encoding response regulator transcription factor, yielding MSIQVILLDDEALITDLLSNFLQQDPAIEVKGTYNFGTSFLEAMQEATALPDLFIIDYRIGDTDGLELLKRLRALDIQTPVILLSSHYNDSLISFIVKTGFAAFLPKNMKPSTLIEVIHEVHHKGFYLLPAQFEHLRDQMLVKNHPLTTDLKIALTEREIEVLHLIAQQKTGKEIADQLFISLKTVEGHKNSLFLKTGAKNVVGLIVYAVQNKLISLDEISMY
- a CDS encoding DNA alkylation repair protein encodes the protein MDQIKRKGSKTIQGIPPEILEQLNQGKIETANLVEWLAIDMVELLTTLLKECDKTSYLAPTVQALEALKKPTITLKNATIGQVLLAEATKAKDQDLFVFLSQHPADMARCWATYMVGHNAALSPTAQLNAIQVFAADTHFGVRETAWMAVRSTIISNLNLSLELLTPWTLHADANIRRFATESTRPRGVWCAHIEVLKVTPELALPILENLRNDPAKYVQDSVGNWLNDASKTQPDFVRNLCDTWLLESNTKATAYIVKKALRTVNG
- a CDS encoding DUF6304 family protein, with amino-acid sequence MPIYHGKFSNKTGTYSVAVHNDYRNFHFQIGVFKFQGFDLDAFELCNPEDFTAAELEQFDFSTRQVREEVYLDLTQYQLSLQIPQILIDSRTEKEKEVIMELHFELLHQEEYALLTFQLDEKKYEAKHSLMELLLDDIQRQFEGNYRFKNCYGCLYGDYSVYGQGFMGPVLCFRNQKEAYLEVQNKSDYMNLDKQDATQQELFCCESYACRDRVLGYRGTVL
- a CDS encoding FAD-dependent monooxygenase, producing MQVAIVGAGIAGLTLAIALKKAGISFVVYEATAQIKPVGAGIAIANNAMQVYRHLGIADQLNAKGIRISTVMLTDLDLRVLDQTPLAFFEQKYQLANIAIHRSALHRVLLDAVGEEHIQLDKRLQQITQTKAGEYMLHFTDETTVDHEFVIGTDGLRSQVRQWLFGDYPLRDAHQVCWRGVLSFDLPQAYEHVAVESWGKGKRMGFVKLTNHQVYWYFLVDEELYQKESHLESHLGECPNWVQQMIQQTPKETIHLDKIYDLKPFEGWYKEKACLIGDAAHATTPNLGQGACQAIEDVYVISKLLEKYTLEEALQQFPAIRQAKAHAIVRESWALGKVAQWKNPFFVALRNISFRLLPAWMKKKQMKKMFELHQV
- a CDS encoding sensor histidine kinase, which translates into the protein MQTAWQRENTILVWFIIGLLLILIISIAFIILLKLNHKKHLDTEDQIQQLNQQHSKKLQLSSVDIQEKERQRIGSDLHDSVINALNVLFLKSQIGQSENQLVDGIQETIQLTRRISHGLNPPLLDYATLEHLIKDLFQQWEAFYDIKFHLDKRASFELTAEQKMHILRIIQELISNIHKHAQANQIEFHLRLSEKAIAFSLCDNGKGFQSKMNHKGLGLQNIQIRATLLKATGKYKQQSSTGTAFLFVFPQQSTS